One part of the Tachysurus fulvidraco isolate hzauxx_2018 chromosome 23, HZAU_PFXX_2.0, whole genome shotgun sequence genome encodes these proteins:
- the LOC113654961 gene encoding urokinase plasminogen activator surface receptor-like isoform X1: protein MSPFPQQTPGLVLTSSFSSSFTISFSSPTTMKFLLTLVIFSALFSGVLSLTCLYGFNDQCIKIDCPDQCASLTALTINNGNNMSGVLKTCAVPDICSHGTVNLGELVVTINTLCCNTTLCNNETLPVLPVPLPNGRICYTCFNNNCTQTVHCGGNEDRCITGTASHLDTTVTMKGCVGKSFCSNFQSYFSVGHMNASVQCCEENLCNSAEIFTLSFLLMIVSLQSSMIFS, encoded by the exons TTCCTCCTTCAGTTCCTCCTTCACCATCAGCTTCTCCAGTCCAACGACAATGAAGTTCCTACTGACACTGGTGATCTTCTCTGCACTTTTCTCTGGAG TGCTGTCGCTGACGTGTCTTTACGGCTTTAATGATCAATGTATTAAGATTGACTGTCCAGACCAGTGTGCCAGTCTAACTGCGTTgacaataaaca ATGGCAACAATATGAGCGGTGTTTTAAAGACTTGTGCAGTACCGGACATTTGTTCACATGGGACTGTAAACCTGGGAGAATTAGTAGTAACCATCAATACCTTGTGCTGCAACACTACATTATGCAACAATGAAACACTGCCAG TTCTTCCGGTTCCTTTGCCCAACGGGAGGATCTGTTACACCTGTTTCAATAATAACTGCACACAAACAGTGCACTGTGGAGGAAATGAAGACAGGTGTATTACTGGGACAG cctctcatTTAGACACTACAGTGACCATGAAAGGATGTGTAGGTAAATCTTTCTGCAGTAATTTTCAATCATACTTCTCAGTGGGACATATGAATgcaagtgttcagtgttgtgaaGAGAACCTGTGTAACAGTGCTGAGATCTTCACCCTGAGTTTCCTCCTCATGATCGTCTCTCTACAGTCCTCCATGATCTTCTCCTGA